Proteins encoded in a region of the Actinomycetota bacterium genome:
- a CDS encoding glycosyltransferase family 2 protein → MADITVLTPSRNYAAYIEDAILSVQGQKGLSVQHVVQDGGSTDGTPAVLSRHTAYVEWVSEPDKGQSDALNNALAKASGPWVGWLNADEFYLPDALAKLVAVGERTGADVVYGDCVVVDEVGAVSRLLAHYPFSPVVLRNYGPCLSSCSAIFRRSALGKDPWDADIRRVMDWDLYLKLLAAGATFRHVAYPVGAFRIHANQVTAAPWQTWRDEDEVMAARHGRPISLEQRWKAYTRWRRLHQAHKLLSGAYGRERRARRFMGRDLRWFESGEAHANVVQFHERAYGRSGRRLRDAAKGVAALSDEASRSGQ, encoded by the coding sequence GGGCAGAAGGGCTTATCCGTACAGCACGTCGTGCAGGATGGAGGCTCGACTGACGGCACGCCCGCAGTGCTATCGCGGCACACCGCGTACGTCGAGTGGGTATCCGAGCCCGACAAGGGTCAATCCGACGCCCTCAACAACGCGCTCGCGAAGGCGAGCGGGCCATGGGTCGGTTGGCTCAACGCGGACGAGTTCTACCTCCCTGATGCCTTGGCGAAGCTCGTTGCCGTCGGCGAGAGAACTGGTGCGGACGTTGTGTACGGCGACTGCGTCGTCGTCGATGAGGTCGGTGCCGTCAGCCGACTGCTCGCCCACTACCCATTTAGCCCGGTTGTACTAAGGAACTACGGCCCGTGCTTGTCGAGTTGCAGCGCGATCTTCAGACGATCGGCTCTCGGGAAGGATCCGTGGGACGCAGACATCCGGCGCGTCATGGACTGGGATCTGTACCTGAAACTGCTCGCCGCTGGCGCCACGTTCCGTCATGTCGCTTATCCCGTCGGTGCATTCCGGATACACGCGAACCAAGTCACCGCTGCCCCCTGGCAGACGTGGCGGGACGAGGACGAGGTCATGGCTGCTCGACACGGACGTCCGATATCGCTCGAGCAGCGTTGGAAGGCCTACACGAGGTGGCGACGACTGCATCAAGCCCACAAGCTCCTGAGCGGAGCCTACGGACGCGAGCGGCGAGCGAGGAGATTCATGGGACGGGATCTTCGGTGGTTCGAGTCAGGCGAAGCGCACGCGAACGTCGTGCAATTCCATGAACGCGCGTATGGGCGGAGCGGCCGTCGCCTACGAGACGCAGCGAAAGGGGTTGCTGCCTTGTCCGACGAAGCGAGTCGATCTGGTCAGTGA
- a CDS encoding glycosyltransferase, whose product MVHYQQHLRGRETGTSNAARGWCEALARHGVEVTALFDADDASRPAPPGADAVAIEHAIRGSLRFPTHLEDAIAGTDVLVLHGGWLLGNVVAGRVCRDAGVPYVITSHGVYMQEVLSRRPVRKRAWQALFERRHLQAATAIHLFFDEERASMESAMDIRTPTITAPNGIDFPEDAAWSGGGGFLLWLGRFDITTKGLDLLTRAIARIPAAQRPQVRLHGPDWRNGKQQMRDLVHRLGVDDWVRVEDAVYGDEKWRLIAEADACIYPSRWDACPVAVSEAAAIGAPILVTRYPLGNFLAAKGAAIQVDPHPESIARGIPRLLATDARDLGKAASVVARNHLSWDAVTRSWLQQVRPLIH is encoded by the coding sequence ATCGTTCACTACCAACAGCACCTCCGCGGACGCGAGACGGGCACGTCGAACGCCGCGAGAGGTTGGTGCGAGGCCTTGGCGCGTCATGGCGTCGAGGTCACCGCGCTGTTCGATGCAGATGACGCGTCGAGACCGGCTCCGCCCGGAGCGGATGCTGTAGCGATTGAGCACGCGATCCGCGGCTCGCTCAGGTTCCCGACGCACCTGGAAGATGCCATCGCCGGAACCGACGTCCTCGTTCTGCACGGGGGCTGGCTTCTCGGCAACGTCGTCGCGGGCCGGGTGTGTCGCGACGCCGGCGTTCCGTATGTGATCACGAGTCACGGCGTCTACATGCAGGAGGTTCTCTCGCGGCGCCCGGTACGGAAGCGTGCCTGGCAGGCCTTGTTCGAGCGTCGGCACCTACAAGCCGCCACGGCTATTCATCTCTTCTTCGACGAGGAACGAGCGAGCATGGAGTCGGCGATGGACATCCGTACACCAACCATCACGGCGCCGAACGGCATCGACTTCCCGGAGGATGCGGCGTGGTCGGGAGGAGGTGGATTCCTGCTGTGGCTGGGGCGCTTCGACATCACGACGAAGGGGCTGGACCTCCTAACGCGCGCGATCGCCCGCATCCCGGCGGCTCAACGCCCACAGGTCCGACTGCACGGCCCCGATTGGCGCAACGGAAAACAGCAGATGCGCGACCTCGTTCACCGGCTCGGCGTCGACGACTGGGTAAGGGTCGAGGACGCCGTCTATGGCGACGAGAAATGGCGGCTCATCGCTGAAGCCGACGCATGCATCTACCCGTCGCGGTGGGATGCGTGTCCCGTCGCGGTATCCGAAGCTGCGGCGATCGGCGCACCGATCCTCGTCACCCGATACCCGCTTGGCAACTTCCTGGCCGCGAAAGGCGCCGCGATACAGGTCGATCCGCATCCGGAGAGCATCGCCCGGGGAATCCCCCGCTTGCTGGCGACTGACGCCCGCGATCTTGGGAAGGCCGCATCCGTCGTCGCCCGCAACCACCTTTCATGGGATGCCGTAACGAGGTCGTGGCTTCAACAAGTCCGCCCACTCATTCACTGA